From a single Candoia aspera isolate rCanAsp1 chromosome 2, rCanAsp1.hap2, whole genome shotgun sequence genomic region:
- the LOC134488965 gene encoding cholinesterase-like — protein MLHFFCSRLGLFFFLSLICKCTSKNDTLVVTSSGPIKGKEILTGSGPVAAYLGIPYAEPPVKKLRFQKPVPHQPWSEVLEATSFGNSCPQTYVSGLPDKDIWVANTPLSEDCLFLNIWVPHPRPSAPVAVLVWFQGMGFITGTASLDIYDGAIFSATENIIVASMNYRLGALGFLYLPPYAPGNMGLWDQHLALKWLKENIDVFGGDPARLTLVGQSAGAALVGCHLLSPLSQPHFAHAVLQSGVPNAIWPWKTPQEAQRDAIMVSKEVGCAEDDHSAVVSCLEKIDIGHKNFSLLTTINSLTTDGDFLPDEVPKLLETAILQGKPILTGITADEGSSFVLLMYSSTKTNGGILTWQQFLYGVMGTMQRGTKNDVAESVALKFSEVSHGPYQYRLAFSQYFRDYFFVCPLAEFAAKIRKAGKPVYVYSFSHHPSGSVWPEWVGTPHGAEIPYVFGTMVSALQTNRSITEAEEALSRQMMRFWAEFARSGNPTRSRSDEVRWPLYNATEQNFFHISTGAPQLKQLSPAPLCDFLATLPVNATQSEKSSEHTDS, from the exons ATGCTTCATTTCTTCTGTTCACGTttgggccttttcttcttcctctcactGATTTGCAAATGTACTTCCAAAAACGACACTCTGGTAGTCACCAGCAGCGGCCCTATTAAAGGCAAAGAAATATTGACTGGATCCGGTCCTGTGGCTGCCTATCTGGGCATCCCCTATGCCGAACCCCCAGTGAAGAAACTCCGTTTCCAAAAGCCCGTTCCGCATCAGCCATGGAGTGAGGTATTGGAGGCCACCAGCTTTGGCAATTCTTGTCCCCAGACCTATGTTTCGGGCCTTCCTGATAAAGACATCTGGGTTGCCAATACACCTCTTTCAGAGGACTGTCTCTTTCTTAACATCTGGGTGCCCCACCCACGACCCTCAGCACCGGTGGCTGTCCTTGTATGGTTCCAAGGTATGGGCTTTATCACTGGCACAGCCTCTCTAGATATCTACGATGGAGCGATCTTCTCTGCTACTGAGAATATCATAGTGGCTTCCATGAATTATCGCTTGGGGGCTCTGGGGTTCTTATATTTGCCGCCATATGCCCCAGGAAACATGGGCTTGTGGGACCAACATTTGGCCCTGAAGTGGCTGAAGGAGAACATAGATGTCTTTGGTGGTGATCCAGCCCGGCTGACTCTTGTCGGGCAAAGTGCAGGAGCAGCTTTAGTGGGTTGCCATCTCCTCTCCCCTCTGAGCCAGCCCCATTTTGCCCATGCTGTGCTTCAGAGTGGCGTTCCCAATGCCATTTGGCCCTGGAAGACCCCCCAAGAGGCCCAGAGAGATGCAATAATGGTCAGCAAGGAAGTGGGATGTGCTGAAGATGATCACAGTGCTGTGGTGAGCTGCCTAGAGAAGATAGACATTGGGCACAAGAACTTTTCTCTTCTGACCACCATCAACTCATTAACCACAGATGGTGATTTCCTCCCAGATGAAGTCCCAAAGCTGCTGGAGACCGCAATTCTTCAGGGAAAACCAATTCTTACTGGTATCACAGCTGATGAAGGGTCTAGTTTTGTACTGCTTATGTATTCGAGTACAAAAACAAATGGTGGGATATTAACGTGGCAGCAGTTTCTCTATGGCGTGATGGGAACTATGCAAAGGGGAACCAAAAACGATGTTGCAGAGTCCGTAGCCCTGAAATTCAGTGAAGTTAGTCACGGGCCATACCAATACCGTTTGGCATTTTCTCAGTATTTTCGAGATTATTTCTTTGTGTGTCCCTTGGCTGAATTTGCTGCAAAGATCAGAAAAGCTGGGAAGCCAGTATATGTATATTCCTTCAGTCACCACCCTTCTGGCTCTGTATGGCCTGAATGGGTAGGGACACCCCATGGAGCAGAGATACCTTATGTGTTTGGGACCATGGTGTCAGCTTTACAAACAAACCGATCGATCACAGAGGCTGAGGAAGCACTGAGCCGCCAGATGATGAGATTCTGGGCAGAGTTTGCCAGAAGTGG GAATCCAACGAGGTCGAGGTCAGATGAGGTGCGATGGCCACTGTACAATGCCACAGAGCAGAACTTCTTTCACATCAGCACAGGAGCACCCCAGCTCAAACAGCTATCCCCTGCCCCACTCTGTGATTTCCTGGCTACGCTTCCTGTGAATGCCACACAGTCAG AGAAATCCTCAGAACACACGGACTCGTGA